The following coding sequences lie in one Palaemon carinicauda isolate YSFRI2023 chromosome 7, ASM3689809v2, whole genome shotgun sequence genomic window:
- the LOC137643733 gene encoding uncharacterized protein gives MAGMTPNTPGSGNKIPVSSYMAGISESYPNVNRQRLIESSINSKERVDFMPSNVGINQVLSDRYIEFRVNWVVGSFLDLSSITLELFIHITRNGVNLTVAQNVGVVNGVSNTLFKSVSVFLNEKMVESCPLYNYLSYMKMLMNVKPDSLENIARCGYFYDDYCEEHGITRQYTDDTFKEWERLEVKQMPKLKIYGINTYFPLLLDLANIDMYLMDSVNLRIRLELANDSWVTNTDKEGHLNNLTIQQSKLWIDRVTPHYNAMAALNQSLLSKPIQYIFSKSLYKTYVVGINESSIMIDEPFGSCIPDKMTLVLIDMRHFSGDYTRNPLFFHHANVNNIHITINGSTVYNINAAFPERVVQAYYESRKAIGIEDENIISLDSFTEGRTIFNFNFVHEDMKEALPVERSASMRIILKLTTAVTTPHLIMLFGDTTGILSIDADRIIHCDVRG, from the coding sequence ATGGCTGGAATGACACCGAATACCCCAGGAAGTGGAAATAAGATTCCCGTATCCTCGTATATGGCAGGAATATCTGAATCATATCCAAATGTTAACAGGCAGCGACTAATTGAAAGTTCAATTAATTCTAAAGAGAGGGTAGACTTCATGCCCAGTAATGTGGGAATTAATCAGGTATTGTCTGATAGGTATATAGAATTTCGTGTGAATTGGGTGGTCGGTTCCTTTCTTGATTTATCGAGTATAACATTAGAATTATTCATTCATATCACTAGAAATGGTGTCAATTTAACAGTGGCACAAAATGTGGGAGTAGTAAATGGGGTGAGTAATACATTATTCAAGTCCGTATCCGTCTTTCTGAATGAAAAGATGGTCGAGTCATGTCCTTTATACAATTATTTATCTTATATGAAGATGTTGATGAATGTGAAGCCGGACTCACTCGAGAATATAGCGAGGTGTGGATATTTCTATGATGATTATTGTGAAGAGCACGGGATTACGAGGCAATATACTGATGATACATTTAAGGAGTGGGAGCGTTTGGAAGTTAAGCAGATGCCCAAGCTTAAAATCTATGGAATTAACACATACTTCCCACTATTACTAGATTTAGCAAATATTGACATGTATTtaatggattctgtcaatctgagaattcgattaGAGTTAGCGAATGATAGTTGGGTTACGAACACGGATAAGGAGGGACATTTAAATAATCTGACAATACAGCAATCGAAGTTatggatagatcgtgtcactcCTCATTATAACGCAATGGCTGCGTTGAATCAGTCATTATTATCAAAGCCTATACAATACATATTCAGTAAGTCTCTTTATAAGACATACGTTGTTGGGATTAATGAATCGTCAATAATGATAGATGAACCTTTTGGTTCGTGCATTCCAGACAAGATGACACTAGTACTAATTGATATGAGACATTTTTCAGGGGATTATACAAGAAACCCATTATTCTTCCACCatgcaaatgtaaataatatacatatcaccattaacggaagtaccGTATATAATATAAACGCAGCATTCCCAGAGAGAGTTGTGCAGGCGTATTATGAATCTCGGAAGGCTATTGGCATAGAAGATGAGAATATTATATCCTTGGATAGTTTTACGGAGGGGAGaaccatttttaattttaatttcgtacatgaggatatgaAAGAAGCTCTACCAGTAGAGAGATCAGCCAGTATGCGAATCATTTTAAAATTGACTACAGCAGTAACGACACCCCATCTCATTATGCTTTTTGGAGATACTACGGGTATTTTATCGATTGATGCGGACAGGATTATTCATTGTGATGTGAGGGGTTAG